Part of the Nitrospirota bacterium genome is shown below.
TGATTGGCAAGGGACGAATGCGAATACGGGTTTGTGGTGAGAGAGCATTGTCTATGAGAAATCTCATGCAGATGTTAATAACGGTATTTCACGCTCCCGCACAGCCTCGGAGGCGTATTTCAGTGCTTCCTGAACATCTTCGTGCTCCAAATCCGGGAACATCTTGAGAATTTCTTCTTCCAGCATGCCTTCTGCAACCATGCCGACAATAGTTGCTATAGGTATACGGAGCCCACGAATGCATGGAGCACCACCCATCTGGTCTGGATTGACTGTAATTCTGGTAAATCTCATCTTATACCTCCTCAGATATTATACCAAAAGCACCCTCACAACCACTTTCCTTCTCAAGCCTACCATCCAAAAGCTCACAGACTGCCCGGTAGACTGTAAGAATTATATATCCTTTGATGGACATATGTCATAAAGCACGCATTCCTCATGCCTTGGCTTTCTTGCCTGACAGACCTTTCTTCCATGAAATATGAGAAGGCTCGAAATAGCACCCCACTCTGCCTTTGGGGTTATTGCCATCAGGTCTTTCTCTATCTTTATAGGGTCTTCATTTTCCGTAAGCCCGAGCCTGAATGAAAGCCTTTTGACATGGGTGTCAACTGCAATGCCCTCGTTTATGCCGTAGGCACTACTTAGCACAATATTGGCTGTCTTTCTTGCAACACCTGGAAGTGTTATGAGTTCTGCCATGGTCTTTGGAACCTCGCCCTTAAAATCCTTTATAAGTTTCAAAGCACAGTTCTTAATATT
Proteins encoded:
- a CDS encoding DUF433 domain-containing protein, whose translation is MRFTRITVNPDQMGGAPCIRGLRIPIATIVGMVAEGMLEEEILKMFPDLEHEDVQEALKYASEAVREREIPLLTSA
- the nth gene encoding endonuclease III, which produces MLKEMTLEIINLLKKQYPIGTVLTFKNPFELLVATILSAQTTDVHVNRVTEKLFKKYSSVKDYANASIGEIEKDISSINFYRTKAKNIKNCALKLIKDFKGEVPKTMAELITLPGVARKTANIVLSSAYGINEGIAVDTHVKRLSFRLGLTENEDPIKIEKDLMAITPKAEWGAISSLLIFHGRKVCQARKPRHEECVLYDICPSKDI